In the Helianthus annuus cultivar XRQ/B chromosome 11, HanXRQr2.0-SUNRISE, whole genome shotgun sequence genome, one interval contains:
- the LOC110892040 gene encoding vacuolar iron transporter homolog 1, whose translation MATIQNALSISISENQSGSKQHQMSPEEDFDFSQRGQWLRAAVLGANDGLVSVASLMMGIGAVKEDAKAMILSGFAGLVAGACSMAIGEFVSVYTQLDIEVAQMKRENRMTENKEDKEREQLPNPMQAALASALAFSIGAIVPLLAASFIGDHKVRMGVVVAAVSLALVIFGWIGSVLGGTPVVKSSIRVLLGGLMAMAITFGLTKLIGTSGL comes from the coding sequence ATGGCAACTATTCAAAATGCTTTATCTATTTCAATTTCTGAAAACCAATCTGGTTCAAAACAGCACCAAATGTCTCCGGAGGAGGACTTTGATTTCTCGCAAAGGGGACAATGGCTCCGCGCAGCTGTGTTGGGAGCCAATGATGGCTTAGTTTCAGTTGCTTCTTTAATGATGGGTATTGGAGCTGTGAAAGAAGACGCCAAAGCCATGATTCTTTCAGGCTTTGCGGGTCTAGTTGCGGGTGCATGCAGTATGGCTATAGGAGAATTTGTTTCAGTGTACACTCAACTAGACATAGAAGTAGCccaaatgaagagagagaatagAATGACAGAAAACAAGGAAGACAAAGAGAGAGAGCAGCTGCCCAATCCTATGCAAGCAGCTCTCGCATCGGCTCTAGCATTTTCCATAGGCGCGATTGTTCCTTTACTTGCTGCTTCCTTCATAGGAGACCATAAGGTGAGGATGGGAGTGGTGGTAGCAGCAGTGAGTTTGGCGTTGGTGATTTTCGGATGGATTGGGTCTGTACTTGGAGGTACCCCTGTTGTGAAGTCTTCTATCAGGGTTCTGTTGGGAGGGTTGATGGCAATGGCCATAACTTTTGGACTAACCAAGCTGATTGGAACTAGTGGACTTTAA